A stretch of DNA from Paenibacillus albus:
TTCCTGAACCCTCCGGGCCGCGGCGGCCAAGGCTGGCATCAGGACGCTTGTTATATCCGTACACATCCCGATACGCTGATTGGCGCTTGGATTGCGCTTGAAGAGGTCGATGAAGCGAACGGCTGCCTGTGGGTTGTTCCGGGCTCCAACCATGAGCCGATCTATCCGCCGGATGGCATTGGAGGCGGCAATGTCCATGCTGTCGATGCATTCTCGGACCTGCATGCCGTGCAGCATGTGAGCCATCTTGACGATGAGGTTAATACGCTTTCCCGTGTCGTTGCGAACTATCCGCCGCCGATCTCGGTGCCGATGCAGCCGGGCGACGTTCTGTTCTTCCATTCGCATCTGTTCCACAGATCGTATCCGAATCAGACGGTCGATCGCTTCCGCCGTTCATACGTGCTCCACTATTGCAACGCTCGCTCATGGGTGCCTTGGGATCACGATCACTTCGACGGCGACTCCGGCAACTACCGGCAAATTCTTGCCCGCGGCCGTACGCATCTGCCTTATGCCGAGCCGAAGTTCGGCACGGAAGTGTATCTCTATGACGGCGACGATTCCGATGGAGAGAACGTCAGCATGATGGGCATGGACGGCATGATGATGCCGGTTGTGCAGAAGAAATAACAGTGGGAATAAGCCGAGTGCGGACTTGATGTCGCATTCGGCTTTTTTGTATTGGAGGGAGGGCTGCCGGTACAGCTTGAAAGCCATATTCCTGGCGGCGCTAGCGGTATTTTCGCTCATTGGACTCGTTGTGCTCATCAGCACAATCCGAGCAGATAAGCGCACCGTTCTCCAAAATCATCCCGTTCAAGAAACCATCATCGCAGTAGACCGCGTTTCCGCATTGCTGGCACTGACCGACAAGCTCTCGCACCCGCTTCCCTCCCAACATTTGCAAAGGATTATTGCAGCGGCTCCTCGAATTATTAATGTAAAAGGGGGCTGCCGTTTATGGATTCATTCTTCTCGCCTCATACGGAGCATCATTTCGTCGCTTACGCGGGTCCGCATTTGTTCATGATCGCCATATTGCTCGGACTTGCCCTGCTGCTGTTTTTATTCCGCCGCGCCATTCGTGAACGTACATGGCTGCGAACTGTGGTTCGCGTTTCACTGCTCATCGGACTCGTCGTTCCCGAAGCAGGTCTCTACTATTGGTATGCCGCTGAGCAGCTCTGGAATACCCGGTATACGCTCCCGCTCGAGCTGTGCAGCATCTCGCAAATGCTGGCGATTCTATTGTTGATCACGCGCAGCAGGCTGCTCTATCAAATTGTCTACTTCGCAGGGATTGGAGGAGCGCTGCAGGCGATTTTCACGCCAGACCTCGATTATCCGTTTCCGCATTTTCGCTTCTTCCACTTCTTCATCGTTCATACCGCAATCATACTGGCTCCACTCTACCTGACCTGGGTCGAGCGCTATCGCCCAACCTGGAAATCCATCGGGATCACGATGATATTCCTCAACATTCTCGTGATCGTCGTCGGAGGGGTCGACTTCTGGCTCGACGCCAATTATATGTTCCTTCGTCACAAGCCGGCCGGCGCATCGCTGCTCTCGGTACTGGGACCGTACCCATATTACTTGCTGTTCGAGGAAGCGATTGCGGTTGTGATATTTGGTTTAATGTATTTGCCTTTTGTGATAGGTCGACGATTGGATAGAACGGCGAGATGATCTGATTGGGATGCTTGTGCGAGCGCAGGCGGATTTTGGAAGCTGAGAGAGGGGTTTCCCTCTCTCAGCGAGGCCAGCGCCGGGTTTTCGGCAGATTTTGCTTCTGAGAGAGGCTTTGTCCTCTCTCGTGGCGGTCTTCGGTGGCTTTCCGGAGCTGAGAGAGGGTTTTCCCTCTCTCAGCGGGGCCAGCGCTGGGTTTTCGGCAGATTCTGCTTCTGAAAGAGGCTTTTTCCTCTCTCGTGGCGGTCTTCGGTGGCTTTCCGGAGCTGAGAGAGGGTTTTCCCTCTCTCAGCGGGGCAAACGCCGAGCCCAACTCCGGCATTCTGTATCCGAGAGTACACTTACGTGCTCTCCGTTCTGCTCCCTCAGATCCGCCTCCGACCCACGCGCGTTTCACGCCGTACACCGCGCATGCCCGCATCCGCCGTCAAATCGAAGCGCAGCTCGCCGACTGCTTCTCCCCCATGCCTCCCACACCCCCACATCGCCCCTACACCATCGTCACTATCGCATCGGCCTGCTGGCCGAGCTTTCGCGTGCCGACGGTGACGTCCGCGGCGATGCGCGCGCGTTTCACGCCGCGCACGCTCGCTTCCGCCGTCAGATCGAAGCGCAGCTCGCCGATTGCTCCCGCCGCAAGCTCAACCACCTGCTCCGGCGCTTCGATGACGAGGCCCTCGGAAGCTGCAGCGAGCCGTACAGTTACCCGCTCCGTCACTGGCAGCGGGTTCAGCACCTCGACCGTGATCGCCCCCGCCGAACCGCCAGCGGCCAGCTCGATCTGGTAAGGCTTGATCCACGCGCAAAAGCCCTCTGCGCCCATATCGATCTCGCTCAAAGGCAGCAGCTCATCATGCAGCTGCCTCAAGCTCTCGCCATCGCGGGCGAGCTGCTCCAAGTAATCGTCCGTCACTTCGAGCGGGTCCCAATGGCCCGAAATGATTATATCCGGCTTCAGCTCCCGATAAAGCGCCGCACTTAGCACGTAATCATGGGATCTGAATTTATTTTTATACACGTAATTGTTTAGCTTCCCGTCCGTGCCCTGCTGATCTCCAATCGCAACCACATGCTTACCGTCCACCTCGAACGAGATCGCCACAGCATACAGGGTATGACCTGGCTGCTCGTAGAGCCGGAACGTATACTCCTCCCACGTAATCGGTTCTCCAAGCGGCAGACGCCGGTCCACCGGGATCGGATCGTACCAGAGACACGGGACATCAAATCTCTCAGGCTGCTCTAGCACATCTGCGAAGCTCTCCGCTACCCACGTTTTCGCGCCTTCCACATCTCGCAGAAGATTGAAACCTGCTAAATGGTCGTCATGATAATGCGTCGGCATAACAACGTCGATGCAGCTCACATTGTACCGCTTCTTCAAGAAAGCAATTTGCCGCAAATCCGGACGCCGCGAGGAACGATCTACCCCTGCATAGAACGCCTGATTGAACGACGGGTAGCCGTAATCGATCATCAGCGCTTTACCGCTCTCCGACAGCAGCACATATGAATTGGCAAAAGAACGCATATTCAACAGCAAATGCGGCGTAATCTCCCGATAGTCCGGCTCCTTGCACTGATCCAGAACCCCTTCGTTGCCGCGCAGCCGCAACAGTTGCTCCAAAATTGCAACCAAAGGATCAATCGCAGCAGCCGGCTCCGACATAACGACACCATGCGATGGCAGCAGCATATCAAGCTCCAACTCTCGCAAGTCCGAAACAGACAGCACCGTACTCACTACGCCTTCACTGCCGTTGTACGTCCACTGCGTCGCCGACATCGACCACACTTTGCCCGGTCCAGCGATCAGATCACCGGTGAATGCCGCCTTCACGCCGTCCAACTCCGTCATGATGGAGATTGAACCAATCGTATGACCAGGAGTAGGCACGATCTGAAAGGCTCTTCCGCCAAACACATGCCGCGAATGATCCTTCAACGTTCCCGCAATCGCAACGGGCTCAAGGAGCGAAAACCGATCCTGACGAACATCATAATTGTTATATATCTGTCTACCATACCAGTGCAAATCAACGTTTGAGAACAGATCCTGCTCATGATGAGGTACCCAAATTCGTATACCTGAAGCTTCTGCTCTCGATAGCCCCTGCCCCTGATCTCGGTGATGATGAGTCATCAGCACATCGGTTACACGCTCCACGCCGATTGCTGCCAGCTCGTCTAGAACGGAGCCAGATCCGAAGTCAATAAGCACCGCCTCCGAACCGTTAACAATCACATACACATAACAAGTATCCTCATGTTGATATAAATGCTCGCTCAGCTGTCTCATCCTTATATCTGCTCCTTTACTGATCCAATTCACTCTCTGTAAAATTTCTCCACAAGCGCATTAGCCTCCTGTGCCGCAATCCAAAAAAATTTGCTCCTAAGCACCATGAATGTGGCACTTTTCCCTACAATAAAGTTGCAATTTTCCCTACATTAAAGGTACTATCAGAACATTGAGGCCATACATAGGTCTATCCATTCGACTTCGCATGAGAGGAAATGAATCCATCCAATGAT
This window harbors:
- a CDS encoding phytanoyl-CoA dioxygenase family protein, giving the protein MGTYYTPKSREREDRYLVSTDQYTHYHRNGYLIARGLVSKEDIAELYQLAEDTRLKTSPNEERNNASDPLNEEFKQQTRIHMLSRLDPAAERGLLNPRIVDVIEALIGPDVYAVQSMMFLNPPGRGGQGWHQDACYIRTHPDTLIGAWIALEEVDEANGCLWVVPGSNHEPIYPPDGIGGGNVHAVDAFSDLHAVQHVSHLDDEVNTLSRVVANYPPPISVPMQPGDVLFFHSHLFHRSYPNQTVDRFRRSYVLHYCNARSWVPWDHDHFDGDSGNYRQILARGRTHLPYAEPKFGTEVYLYDGDDSDGENVSMMGMDGMMMPVVQKK
- a CDS encoding YwaF family protein, with translation MDSFFSPHTEHHFVAYAGPHLFMIAILLGLALLLFLFRRAIRERTWLRTVVRVSLLIGLVVPEAGLYYWYAAEQLWNTRYTLPLELCSISQMLAILLLITRSRLLYQIVYFAGIGGALQAIFTPDLDYPFPHFRFFHFFIVHTAIILAPLYLTWVERYRPTWKSIGITMIFLNILVIVVGGVDFWLDANYMFLRHKPAGASLLSVLGPYPYYLLFEEAIAVVIFGLMYLPFVIGRRLDRTAR
- a CDS encoding MBL fold metallo-hydrolase, giving the protein MRQLSEHLYQHEDTCYVYVIVNGSEAVLIDFGSGSVLDELAAIGVERVTDVLMTHHHRDQGQGLSRAEASGIRIWVPHHEQDLFSNVDLHWYGRQIYNNYDVRQDRFSLLEPVAIAGTLKDHSRHVFGGRAFQIVPTPGHTIGSISIMTELDGVKAAFTGDLIAGPGKVWSMSATQWTYNGSEGVVSTVLSVSDLRELELDMLLPSHGVVMSEPAAAIDPLVAILEQLLRLRGNEGVLDQCKEPDYREITPHLLLNMRSFANSYVLLSESGKALMIDYGYPSFNQAFYAGVDRSSRRPDLRQIAFLKKRYNVSCIDVVMPTHYHDDHLAGFNLLRDVEGAKTWVAESFADVLEQPERFDVPCLWYDPIPVDRRLPLGEPITWEEYTFRLYEQPGHTLYAVAISFEVDGKHVVAIGDQQGTDGKLNNYVYKNKFRSHDYVLSAALYRELKPDIIISGHWDPLEVTDDYLEQLARDGESLRQLHDELLPLSEIDMGAEGFCAWIKPYQIELAAGGSAGAITVEVLNPLPVTERVTVRLAAASEGLVIEAPEQVVELAAGAIGELRFDLTAEASVRGVKRARIAADVTVGTRKLGQQADAIVTMV